The Mycobacterium paragordonae genome includes a region encoding these proteins:
- the pbpA gene encoding D,D-transpeptidase PbpA, with translation MNTSLRRISMTVMALIVLLLLNATMTQVFTADGLRADPRNQRVLLDEYSRQRGQIIAGGQLLAYSVATDSRFRFLRVYPNPAAYAPVTGFYSLRYSSAGLERAEDSLLNGSDERLFGRRLADFFTGRDPRGGNIDTTIRPRIQQAGWDAMQQGCGGSPCKGAVVALEPSTGRILAMVSSPSYDPNLLASHNPDIQAQTWQSLRDNPDNPLINRAISETYPPGSTFKVITTAAALQAGATETQQLTAAARIPLPNSTATLENYGGTPCGPGDTVPLSEAFAKSCNTAFVQLGLLTGTDALRSMAHAFGLDNAPDPIPLQVAESTVGAIPDAAALGMTSIGQKDVALTPLENAEVAATIANGGVMMQPYLVESLKGPDLANISTTAPYQQRRAVSPQVAAKLTELMVGAEKVAQQKGAIPGVQIASKTGTAEHGTDPRHTPPHAWYIAFAPAQAPKIAVAVLVENGGDRLSATGGALAAPIGRAVIEAALQGGP, from the coding sequence ATGAACACCTCGCTGCGCCGAATCTCGATGACCGTGATGGCGTTGATCGTATTGCTGCTGCTCAACGCCACGATGACGCAGGTTTTCACGGCCGACGGGCTGCGCGCCGACCCGCGCAATCAGCGTGTGCTGCTCGACGAGTATTCGCGCCAGCGGGGACAGATCATCGCCGGGGGCCAACTGCTGGCGTACTCGGTGGCCACCGACAGCCGCTTCCGTTTTCTGCGGGTGTATCCCAATCCCGCGGCCTACGCGCCGGTCACCGGGTTCTACTCCCTGCGCTACTCCAGCGCGGGCCTGGAACGCGCCGAGGATTCGCTGCTCAACGGGTCCGACGAGCGGCTCTTCGGCCGACGCCTGGCGGACTTCTTCACCGGACGCGACCCGCGCGGCGGCAATATCGACACGACGATCCGGCCGCGGATTCAGCAGGCCGGTTGGGACGCGATGCAGCAGGGCTGCGGAGGGTCGCCCTGCAAGGGCGCCGTCGTCGCACTGGAGCCGTCCACCGGCAGGATCCTGGCGATGGTGTCGTCGCCGTCGTATGACCCCAATCTGCTGGCGTCGCACAACCCCGACATCCAGGCCCAGACCTGGCAGAGTCTGCGCGACAACCCCGACAACCCGCTGATCAACCGCGCGATCTCCGAGACCTACCCGCCGGGCTCGACGTTCAAGGTGATCACCACCGCTGCGGCGTTGCAGGCCGGGGCCACCGAGACCCAACAGCTGACGGCGGCGGCCAGAATCCCGCTGCCCAACAGCACCGCGACGTTGGAGAACTACGGCGGCACCCCGTGCGGCCCCGGCGACACGGTGCCGCTGAGCGAGGCGTTCGCCAAGTCCTGTAACACCGCGTTCGTGCAGCTCGGTCTGCTCACCGGAACCGATGCGCTGCGCAGCATGGCGCACGCGTTCGGGCTGGACAATGCGCCCGACCCGATTCCGCTGCAGGTCGCTGAATCCACCGTGGGGGCCATTCCGGACGCCGCCGCCCTGGGCATGACCAGCATCGGACAGAAGGACGTCGCGCTGACCCCGCTGGAGAATGCGGAGGTGGCCGCGACCATCGCCAACGGTGGCGTCATGATGCAGCCGTACCTGGTAGAAAGCCTCAAGGGGCCGGATCTGGCCAACATCAGCACCACGGCCCCTTACCAGCAGCGCCGCGCGGTGTCGCCGCAGGTCGCCGCTAAGCTAACAGAGCTGATGGTCGGCGCCGAGAAAGTCGCACAGCAGAAAGGGGCTATCCCCGGCGTGCAGATCGCATCCAAGACGGGTACCGCCGAGCATGGCACCGACCCGCGGCATACTCCACCGCACGCGTGGTACATCGCCTTCGCACCTGCGCAGGCCCCGAAGATTGCCGTGGCGGTGCTCGTGGAGAACGGCGGCGATCGCCTGTCCGCGACCGGGGGAGCGCTTGCCGCGCCCATCGGGAGGGCAGTGATCGAGGCTGCTTTGCAAGGGGGACCATGA
- a CDS encoding FtsW/RodA/SpoVE family cell cycle protein, which translates to MTTTELPAPVAVTPPLPTRRNAELLLLCFAAVITIAALFIVEANQERGLHWDLTTYGLGFLTLFGIAHLAIRRFAPYTDPLLLPVVALLNGLGLVMIHRLDLVDKQGGPHRHPSAYQQMLWTLVGVTAFALVVTFLKDHRQLARYGYICGLAGLIFLVIPALLPASLSEQNGAKIWIRLPGFSIQPAEFSKILLLIFFSAVLVAKRNLFTSAGKHMLGLTLPRPRDLAPLLAAWVISVGVMVFEKDLGTSLLLYASFLVVVYLATQRFSWVMLGLVLFAGGSLVAYHLFAHVRVRVQTWLDPFADPDGTGYQMVQALFSFATGGIFGTGLGNGQPDTVPAASTDFIIAAFGEELGLVGLASILMLYTIIIIRGMRTAIATRDSFGKLLAAGLASTLAIQLFIVVGGVTKLIPLTGLTTPWMSYGGSSLLANYVLLGILARISDGARRPLRTRPRKKSPIAAASTEVIERV; encoded by the coding sequence ATGACCACAACGGAACTGCCGGCACCGGTCGCGGTGACACCTCCGCTGCCGACTCGGCGCAACGCCGAGTTGCTGCTGTTGTGTTTTGCCGCGGTCATCACCATCGCCGCGCTGTTCATCGTCGAAGCCAACCAGGAGCGGGGTCTGCACTGGGACCTCACCACCTACGGGCTGGGTTTCCTCACCCTGTTCGGTATCGCCCATCTGGCGATCCGGCGCTTCGCGCCCTACACCGATCCGCTGCTGCTGCCGGTGGTGGCGTTGCTCAACGGGCTGGGCCTGGTGATGATCCACCGTCTGGATCTAGTGGACAAGCAGGGTGGGCCACACCGCCATCCCAGCGCCTACCAGCAGATGCTGTGGACCCTGGTCGGTGTCACCGCCTTCGCACTGGTGGTGACGTTCCTCAAGGACCACCGCCAGCTCGCGCGCTACGGCTACATCTGCGGCCTGGCCGGTCTGATCTTCCTGGTGATTCCCGCGCTGCTGCCGGCGTCCTTGTCCGAGCAGAACGGCGCCAAGATCTGGATTCGGTTGCCGGGCTTCTCGATTCAACCCGCCGAGTTCTCCAAGATTCTGCTGTTGATCTTCTTCTCCGCGGTGCTGGTGGCCAAGCGCAACCTGTTCACCAGCGCGGGCAAGCACATGCTGGGCCTGACCCTGCCGCGGCCGCGCGACCTGGCTCCGCTGCTGGCCGCCTGGGTGATCTCGGTGGGCGTGATGGTCTTCGAGAAGGACCTGGGCACCTCGCTGCTGCTGTACGCATCCTTTCTGGTGGTGGTCTACCTGGCCACGCAGCGGTTCAGTTGGGTGATGCTGGGCCTGGTGTTGTTCGCCGGCGGCAGCCTGGTGGCATACCACCTGTTCGCGCACGTGCGGGTCCGTGTGCAGACGTGGCTGGACCCGTTCGCCGACCCCGACGGCACCGGCTATCAAATGGTGCAGGCTCTGTTCAGCTTCGCCACCGGCGGGATCTTCGGCACCGGACTGGGCAACGGCCAGCCCGATACCGTCCCCGCCGCCTCGACCGACTTCATCATCGCCGCCTTCGGCGAAGAGCTGGGCCTGGTCGGCCTGGCCAGCATCCTGATGCTCTACACGATCATCATCATCCGCGGCATGCGCACGGCGATCGCCACCCGTGACAGCTTCGGCAAGTTGCTGGCGGCCGGCTTGGCCTCGACGCTGGCGATCCAGCTCTTCATCGTCGTCGGCGGCGTCACCAAGCTGATCCCGCTGACCGGGCTGACCACGCCGTGGATGTCCTACGGCGGATCGTCGCTGCTGGCCAATTACGTGCTACTCGGCATCCTGGCCCGGATCTCCGATGGCGCCCGCCGGCCTCTGCGCACCCGCCCGCGCAAGAAGTCCCCGATCGCGGCGGCCAGTACCGAGGTGATCGAGCGCGTATGA
- a CDS encoding PP2C family protein-serine/threonine phosphatase, which produces MTLVLRYAARSDRGLVRANNEDSVYAGARLLALADGMGGHAAGEVASQLVIAALAHLDDDEPGGDLLAKLDNAVRSGNAAIAAQVEMEPDLEGMGTTLTAILFAGNRLGLVHIGDSRGYLFRDGELTQITKDDTFVQTLVDEGRITAEEAHSHPQRSLIMRALTGHEVEPTLTMREARAGDRYLLCSDGLSDPVSNDTIAEALQIPDVAESAYRLIELALRGGGPDNVTVVVADVVDDEFGQTQPILAGAVSGDDGDDQLTLPNTAAGRASAIGPRKGEVTKRVAPQVEPPPKRRWSRRRIGLVVGLLTLVLIAGLLISRAVIRNNYYVADYNGTVAIMRGIQGSLLGLSLHEVYSLGCLNSNDEISDIGPGEPPERHNCRLMKVDYLNGAARASVQAGQLPSDTLDGARKQLQQLAKSLRPKCQQGATSAPEPSAPSTNSSGTPESSFAPSAPASATQSATPSTAPSSAPTTTTPSTRPSTTPAAPATPSSTTPSSTAPTTSGNPPQQADCRPAA; this is translated from the coding sequence GTGACCCTGGTCCTGCGATATGCCGCCCGCAGCGATCGCGGCCTGGTACGCGCCAACAACGAAGACTCCGTCTACGCCGGCGCACGCCTGTTGGCGCTGGCCGACGGCATGGGTGGCCACGCAGCCGGGGAAGTCGCCTCTCAGCTGGTGATCGCCGCCTTGGCGCACCTCGACGACGACGAGCCGGGCGGGGACCTGCTGGCCAAGCTCGACAACGCGGTGCGGTCCGGGAATGCCGCGATCGCCGCGCAGGTCGAGATGGAGCCCGATCTGGAGGGCATGGGCACCACGCTCACCGCCATCCTGTTCGCGGGCAACCGTCTGGGGCTGGTCCATATCGGCGACTCGCGCGGCTACCTGTTCCGTGACGGCGAGCTCACCCAGATCACCAAGGACGACACCTTCGTCCAGACGCTGGTCGACGAGGGCCGCATCACCGCCGAGGAGGCGCACAGCCATCCGCAGCGCTCGCTGATCATGCGGGCGTTGACCGGGCACGAGGTCGAGCCGACGTTGACGATGCGCGAGGCGCGTGCCGGTGACCGGTACCTGCTGTGCTCCGACGGCCTGTCCGATCCGGTCAGCAATGACACGATCGCCGAAGCCCTGCAGATTCCTGATGTCGCTGAAAGCGCATACCGCCTGATCGAACTCGCGCTGCGCGGTGGCGGCCCGGACAACGTCACCGTCGTCGTGGCCGACGTAGTCGACGACGAGTTCGGCCAGACCCAGCCGATCCTGGCCGGGGCAGTGTCCGGCGACGACGGCGACGACCAGCTCACTCTGCCGAACACAGCGGCCGGCCGCGCCTCGGCGATCGGACCGCGCAAGGGCGAAGTCACCAAACGAGTTGCGCCGCAGGTCGAACCGCCGCCCAAGCGACGCTGGTCGCGACGCCGGATCGGGCTGGTAGTCGGGTTACTGACCCTGGTGCTGATCGCCGGTCTGCTGATCAGCCGCGCCGTCATCCGGAACAACTACTACGTCGCCGACTACAACGGCACCGTGGCCATCATGCGCGGTATCCAGGGCTCGCTGCTGGGTCTGTCACTACATGAGGTCTATTCGCTGGGCTGCCTGAACTCCAACGACGAGATCTCCGACATCGGGCCCGGCGAGCCCCCCGAGCGCCACAACTGCCGGCTGATGAAAGTCGACTACCTCAACGGAGCGGCCCGGGCGTCGGTTCAAGCCGGGCAACTGCCGTCGGACACCCTCGACGGCGCCCGCAAGCAGCTGCAACAGCTGGCCAAGTCGTTGCGTCCGAAGTGTCAGCAGGGCGCCACGTCCGCGCCCGAGCCGTCGGCTCCGTCGACCAACAGCAGTGGCACCCCCGAATCGAGTTTCGCACCGTCCGCGCCGGCCTCCGCCACTCAGTCGGCCACCCCCTCCACGGCACCGAGTTCCGCTCCGACCACCACCACGCCATCGACCCGCCCCAGCACCACCCCGGCAGCGCCTGCGACGCCGTCGTCGACCACGCCCAGCAGCACGGCGCCGACGACGAGCGGAAACCCGCCACAGCAGGCCGATTGCCGACCCGCGGCATGA